One window of the Streptomyces sp. ITFR-21 genome contains the following:
- a CDS encoding phage tail fiber protein, whose protein sequence is MAASGFIAAQGAISALDHLAGRSTALEAEWLAKTQAGDPLPKATYLMLLTQAVTDTQTDMATLLGIEAAGTGYARQPIPWSAAATGNRTATTSDLVQFGPFSDPTGLAAPVTGAALVTRMTSSAGQPSGLCLMAWNLATPITTSQNQALQLAAGSLSMTLAVS, encoded by the coding sequence ATGGCCGCCTCGGGATTTATCGCTGCGCAAGGGGCTATCTCCGCCCTGGACCATCTCGCCGGCCGGTCGACGGCGCTGGAAGCGGAGTGGCTGGCCAAGACGCAGGCCGGAGATCCTCTGCCGAAGGCCACCTACCTGATGCTCCTGACGCAGGCCGTCACCGACACCCAGACGGACATGGCCACCCTGCTCGGCATCGAAGCGGCCGGCACCGGGTATGCCCGGCAGCCCATTCCGTGGTCGGCTGCGGCGACCGGCAACCGGACGGCGACGACGTCGGACCTGGTGCAGTTCGGTCCTTTCTCCGACCCCACCGGGCTCGCGGCCCCGGTGACCGGCGCGGCGCTGGTGACCCGAATGACCAGCTCGGCCGGCCAGCCCAGCGGGCTGTGCCTGATGGCCTGGAACCTCGCCACACCCATCACCACCTCCCAGAACCAAGCCCTCCAGCTCGCGGCCGGATCTCTGTCGATGACGCTGGCGGTGAGCTGA